A window of Syntrophales bacterium contains these coding sequences:
- a CDS encoding AAA domain-containing protein: protein MKNLPKEILNYFATFTETRFNFRRLINYKWTNNELTLDLSLFPEFQLTLLQKIKEGNLSPILIKQGEYTILIPKDLLLVEIEKLLKGKFNKDYLEKCIADEYTQVAEQNKMFIADNDGDLKIVQDDDEGKALLAQQRELSQKEGIRAFNIAFRRQLERLLNELQEKIVNQKKDELNIEYAPASIFGVANYATQQLEQLKRIGSNFSGCQQYVADVLKYFSESTEDIVIYDLYYNFQKYSDFAQLGSLFVFFHMMERGAEAYPLYFVEVEYRTSNSEVTLSFPRNLMLLNTPAVNYFKFDSVLTVPRASAVATTKAHLGAMETFIQTQYGFQEPFILEPSFSRVTHANESFPVIKNRIGLQTVTNEDKKLLDYSELMTKMELNETSRFADFIDQYVQGKVPNHQEEVDKTYLEKFSLKSPARYVSNSPIPVNNSQKRILLALANEKNHIIVVDGPPGTGKSHTIAAITYWANEQKKSVVITSHKQEALDVIDRMLTDKYKSLHPQAKPSIVRMDKETGSANNLQNTLLNAVVGAANERALEYNKEATESDERKLGSKLTETIARKLQQSGKYEETIRQTVEFDCLDRSLMADPIVVDILSAVACPSENINFEKIIEFITSGSLQKLLNTSLEEYAYLIDQKDKIPDFLEACEKLNQIPEDAQNLETTLSEIPADFQILLDGLKKYFKQNIKISEITTKHTSVGLFQKILGNAPKEEELKSLLIQLASLKFASVLKEASRILNIEKDNITIVDLALGVDKIRFAVSMRKYQTLLASYRALPGNSDKGISDVYEVFRKYKETNDLVNAEVYEALQALFNYYGVILRHFEISEGNLETLKKLEGHDDKIRKAWRWIQLHYYLSENARASAINLQDVQDYYKLKQKDIEYQNDIRLKNFNNHLGEMARIKVSYEGGKRFTIDEAKVLLNSISCIIAEPSTISKHFPMEEGLIDVLIIDEASQVSIADSISLILRAKQVVIFGDEYQYGAVSATNVSSRYSASYFSEIITAYADDYNTTVSEAAKKELVDEVSKEVSADEQESDTLLKPQDGTVLWLKTFNIRTSTLTFAKAIANYTTSLKEHFRSFPEIIGYSNDFFYKEAQMELVVNRIRTKPIGEVLQFVTVSTQGLAGPNTNLDEIEAICNDIKSRLDAGFKGTIGIITSFKEQQARMEQLINEKFNMAALRRDHKLVIWFVGDVQGEERDIVYYSFVEDKNLKNANLASIYPVIDGTADNIRSLKMQRLNVGFSRAKDTMVFVCSQPIEQFSNTRLGAALKHYYAVLESNKKNDFFVEDESVFGSPMEKKLYALLLDTKFVKEHRDYVKIIPQFDIGKYISAEYKVYIPKYRTDFLLTYAQGGKEATLILEYDGLEFHFKDPHEVNSLNFSQSYLDYDTARQLELESYGYPFLRINKFNLRPRTQGETEADVLNSLLEEKLQNYAKK from the coding sequence ATGAAGAATTTACCAAAAGAGATATTAAATTATTTTGCGACATTTACTGAGACGCGGTTTAATTTCAGGCGTCTTATTAACTATAAATGGACGAATAATGAGCTTACGCTTGATCTTTCTCTCTTCCCGGAGTTTCAATTAACATTACTCCAGAAAATTAAAGAGGGGAATTTATCTCCCATCTTGATTAAGCAAGGCGAATATACTATCTTGATTCCTAAAGATTTACTACTTGTTGAGATTGAAAAGCTTTTGAAAGGAAAATTTAACAAGGACTATCTTGAGAAATGCATCGCTGATGAATATACGCAAGTTGCTGAGCAAAATAAAATGTTTATTGCTGATAATGATGGGGATCTAAAAATTGTTCAAGACGATGATGAAGGGAAGGCATTGCTTGCACAGCAAAGAGAATTGTCTCAAAAGGAAGGAATCCGCGCCTTTAACATCGCATTTAGGCGCCAGCTTGAACGATTGCTCAATGAACTTCAGGAAAAGATTGTTAACCAAAAGAAGGATGAGCTCAATATTGAATATGCGCCTGCATCAATTTTTGGTGTAGCCAATTATGCAACTCAGCAATTGGAACAACTCAAAAGGATCGGTAGTAATTTCTCCGGATGCCAACAATATGTCGCTGACGTGCTAAAATACTTCTCTGAATCTACGGAAGATATCGTCATTTACGATCTATATTATAATTTCCAGAAGTATTCTGATTTTGCACAGCTTGGTTCTCTTTTTGTGTTTTTTCATATGATGGAACGGGGTGCCGAGGCATATCCGTTGTATTTTGTAGAGGTAGAGTATCGGACATCCAATTCAGAAGTGACGCTCTCTTTCCCCCGGAATTTGATGCTTTTAAATACCCCGGCCGTTAATTATTTTAAATTTGACAGCGTTTTAACAGTTCCGCGCGCCTCCGCTGTCGCGACCACTAAAGCCCATTTGGGGGCAATGGAAACCTTTATCCAGACACAATATGGATTTCAAGAACCGTTTATTTTGGAACCGTCTTTTTCCCGAGTAACACACGCGAATGAAAGTTTTCCAGTAATCAAAAATCGAATAGGGCTTCAGACTGTTACCAATGAAGACAAGAAACTTTTAGATTATTCCGAGCTTATGACCAAGATGGAATTGAACGAAACAAGCCGGTTTGCCGATTTCATTGATCAATATGTGCAGGGCAAAGTTCCTAATCATCAGGAAGAGGTTGATAAGACATATCTTGAAAAGTTTTCTCTAAAAAGTCCAGCGCGGTACGTTTCCAATAGTCCGATCCCGGTTAATAATTCCCAAAAACGTATTTTGTTGGCGTTGGCTAATGAAAAGAATCATATCATTGTTGTAGACGGGCCTCCGGGAACAGGTAAATCGCATACCATTGCCGCCATAACGTATTGGGCTAATGAACAGAAAAAATCCGTAGTTATCACGTCGCATAAGCAGGAGGCGCTGGATGTTATTGATCGGATGCTTACGGATAAATATAAATCTCTTCACCCGCAAGCGAAGCCGTCAATAGTGCGAATGGACAAGGAGACGGGATCTGCAAATAATTTGCAAAATACTTTGCTGAACGCGGTTGTCGGTGCCGCTAATGAGCGCGCGCTTGAGTACAACAAAGAAGCAACGGAAAGTGATGAGAGAAAGCTTGGGTCTAAGCTGACTGAGACAATCGCGCGGAAGTTACAGCAATCTGGTAAATATGAGGAGACAATCCGTCAAACTGTTGAGTTTGATTGCCTCGACAGGTCGCTTATGGCGGATCCGATAGTTGTGGATATTTTATCAGCCGTTGCATGTCCTTCAGAAAACATTAACTTTGAAAAGATCATTGAGTTTATAACATCCGGCTCATTGCAAAAACTTTTAAACACCAGTCTCGAAGAATACGCATATCTGATAGATCAAAAGGATAAAATTCCGGATTTTCTGGAAGCTTGCGAGAAATTGAACCAAATTCCCGAAGATGCACAGAACCTTGAGACAACCTTATCGGAAATCCCGGCCGACTTTCAAATATTGTTAGATGGCCTAAAGAAATATTTTAAGCAAAACATCAAGATATCGGAAATAACCACAAAGCATACGAGCGTTGGTCTATTCCAGAAGATATTGGGCAATGCGCCAAAAGAAGAAGAGCTTAAATCGCTGTTGATACAACTTGCCAGCTTGAAGTTTGCCAGTGTTTTAAAGGAGGCCTCAAGGATTCTTAATATCGAAAAGGATAATATAACAATTGTCGATCTTGCATTGGGGGTAGATAAGATTCGTTTTGCGGTTTCAATGCGTAAATATCAAACATTATTAGCCTCGTATAGGGCGTTGCCCGGGAACAGTGATAAAGGGATCAGCGATGTTTATGAAGTGTTCAGAAAATACAAAGAGACTAACGATCTGGTAAATGCCGAGGTATATGAAGCCTTGCAGGCATTATTCAATTACTATGGCGTGATACTCCGGCACTTTGAAATATCCGAAGGCAACCTTGAAACACTTAAAAAACTGGAAGGGCATGACGATAAGATAAGAAAGGCATGGCGGTGGATTCAACTGCATTATTATCTTTCAGAAAATGCCCGCGCGTCGGCTATCAATTTGCAGGACGTGCAGGATTATTATAAACTCAAACAAAAAGATATTGAGTATCAAAACGATATTCGTTTAAAGAATTTTAATAACCATCTTGGCGAAATGGCCAGAATCAAAGTTTCATATGAAGGCGGAAAAAGATTCACGATAGATGAAGCAAAAGTCCTTTTAAACAGCATTTCCTGTATCATCGCTGAGCCGAGCACCATATCAAAGCATTTTCCTATGGAAGAAGGGTTAATTGATGTGTTGATTATTGATGAGGCCTCGCAGGTTTCTATCGCTGATTCGATATCGCTTATTTTACGCGCTAAGCAAGTCGTGATATTCGGCGACGAATACCAATACGGTGCGGTAAGCGCGACCAATGTCAGCTCGCGGTATTCTGCCAGCTATTTCAGCGAAATTATTACCGCTTACGCGGACGATTATAATACGACCGTATCTGAGGCGGCCAAGAAAGAGCTTGTTGACGAAGTATCCAAGGAAGTTTCTGCCGATGAGCAGGAAAGCGATACTCTGCTTAAGCCTCAGGATGGGACAGTTCTTTGGCTCAAGACTTTTAATATTCGCACATCCACTCTGACGTTTGCAAAGGCAATTGCAAATTATACTACCTCGCTTAAAGAACATTTTCGTAGTTTTCCAGAAATAATCGGTTACTCAAACGATTTCTTTTATAAAGAAGCGCAGATGGAGTTGGTTGTCAATCGGATCCGCACCAAGCCCATTGGGGAGGTATTGCAGTTTGTCACTGTTTCCACGCAGGGGCTCGCCGGGCCTAATACCAATCTCGATGAGATTGAGGCTATTTGTAATGATATAAAAAGCCGGTTAGATGCCGGGTTCAAGGGAACTATTGGCATAATCACGTCATTTAAGGAACAGCAGGCGCGGATGGAACAGTTGATCAATGAAAAATTCAATATGGCGGCTCTCCGGCGCGATCATAAGCTTGTTATTTGGTTTGTAGGGGATGTGCAAGGTGAAGAGCGCGATATCGTGTATTATTCTTTTGTGGAAGACAAGAATTTGAAGAACGCGAATCTGGCCAGTATCTACCCGGTTATTGATGGGACGGCGGATAATATTCGAAGCCTTAAGATGCAACGGCTTAATGTCGGGTTTAGCCGTGCTAAAGATACCATGGTATTTGTTTGTAGCCAGCCTATTGAACAATTCAGCAATACCCGCCTCGGAGCGGCACTTAAACATTATTACGCAGTCCTGGAATCCAATAAGAAAAATGACTTCTTTGTGGAAGATGAATCTGTGTTCGGCTCGCCAATGGAAAAGAAATTATATGCGCTTCTCTTGGATACCAAATTCGTAAAGGAGCACAGGGATTATGTAAAAATAATTCCGCAGTTTGATATCGGGAAGTATATTTCAGCGGAGTACAAGGTTTATATCCCAAAATACCGCACGGACTTTCTTTTGACTTATGC
- a CDS encoding helix-turn-helix domain-containing protein, which produces MLLKGYLTVEQVAKQLGLSEYRIRELIREKSIRATKIGQWRVKPEDLKEFIKARTNK; this is translated from the coding sequence ATGTTGCTTAAAGGATATTTAACTGTAGAGCAGGTTGCAAAGCAACTCGGATTGTCGGAATACCGAATTCGTGAGCTTATTCGGGAGAAGTCAATCCGTGCAACTAAAATAGGCCAATGGCGAGTGAAACCGGAGGATTTGAAAGAATTTATTAAAGCGAGAACGAACAAGTAA